A stretch of DNA from Acidicapsa acidisoli:
CGCGATGGTCAGGGAGGCCGCAATTCGCAGTTCACCGCGAACTTCGCCGACCAGAGTGCTCATTTCCTCCTCAGCCCTCGCTACCAGCGCATCCATCTGTTTTACATATCTCAGCAGAATCGCTCCCGCAGGGGTCAGAGTGACTTCTTTGCCCGTGCGATCAAAAAGCGGAACGGAGAGTGTCTCCTCAAGTGCCCTGATCTGTTGTGTGACCGCTGGCTGAGTGAGATATAAGTGGTCCGCCGCCTTTCGAAAATGACGTTGTTCGGCAACCGTCCGAAAGACCTTGAGACGAAAATTTTCGATCACGGATATGTTTCCATTCCCGGCCAAGCTTCGATGTTTATCATTCGCCGGAGTAGTATGCCACTCTCAATCGCGCGAAAATGCGCGTAACATGCATACTTCGATAATATCGTAATTCTCCGCATTCAGCGGGCCGGGACGCTCTCTACGCGTTTGCGTTCCCGACGAATGAGCAGCACTTATGTGAAGAACCCGGCCTACCTCCACGCGCATCAGATGGAGTAGGGGAAAGCCAAACCTGGGGAGCCAGACCGGTACTCCAAATCAAGACGCCATAGCGGGATATGGTTGAGATCCCAGGTCCAGGCGTCGGAGCATCATACTTCAATTCTTTTTAATTTGCGCCGGACTGATCCGCCTGGGTCTAACTTGGCACTCATCGCCGCAACTTCATGCAGGGTATCTTTAACGGGCGACAAATCCATTCGGCCACGCTATTTGATTTCACTTTGATTAGAAACTCTCGCACTACGACTGCTCACAAGCACTAATGCCTTATAAGAATTTGTACTTGGACGCGACAGTTTTATAGAGCGAGACTTGTAAATGTAAAGGAGAGGTCACATGAACCACACAGTCAAAAGCATCTTCCTCGCGGCAGCGGTCAGCTTCGCTTCCGTCAACGCTCAGGCTTCCACATTGGGTAAGAGCGACTTCATCGTACAGGAGCTACCGACCAACCCACAGTTGGCACAGAATACAAATCAGGACTTTTTATTGCACGAGAACAATGGCTCTTCTTATTTGTACGTAGAACAGCAGGAAGGCGCAGTCCTGACCATATTTGATGTAACCGACCCCGCTCATATGAAGCTCGCTGCATCCGTTCGCACTGAAGCGCATGGGGCTTATGATTTCGTTAGTCCGATCGGCACCAGCGCTGAGCTGATCATGTTCCGCGACGGATCAGGAACTGCGGTGCTGGATCTCCGCAAACACAATGCACCACGCGTTGTAGCTATCCAGGGCCCTGCAACTGCTCCGACGGAAATGCTTGGCACTGCCGGCTATCTTTCATCGATGCAACATGCTTATTTTCCTGTCCACCAAGCGCGAGATATTCAACTCGTCGAAACCTCACTGACGCCGCGAGTTGTCACGACCGTATCCGAGGTTACCCGTCAGATCAACCGCTCGGAAACCGGGACCGTCTTTCTTTTGAACACTGGAAAGGTGATCGCAATTCGACGTCTTGATGCCGAACGGGAATATGCAAACGAACAGGAACGTCTTAGAGACAACGACTAATTACATCGACACAATAGCTTAAGCGAGACCGAGCCAGCGCCCACCGTGTGAGATTTCACGCGGTGGGCGCTGGCTTTTGTGGGTAATATCTGTTTGAGTTGTGCCGCCAGAGCGCCACCTAAGGAGCAGTGCTGAGAAGTGGTTGGATTGCAGAGACCAGTGGCAGATTTTATACGGCTGTCTTTCCCTTGATATGCTCGGCCCCGTGATAGATGTTGAAATGGTCGTCACGCAGAAAGCCTACAAGGATAATGTCAAACTCTCTGGCAACCTGCACAGCGAGACTGGACGGAGCGCCAACGGATGCCACCATGAAAACGCCTCCCATCAGCGCTTTCTGCAACAGCTCAAAGCTGGCGCGGCCCGAAAGTAGCAGCAGCGCATGTCGCAGTGGCGTCCGATCCGCGAGAAACTCCGAACCGAGAAGTTTGTCTACGGCATTGTGACGCCCGACATCTTCCCGCATTGCCAGGAGCTTGCCGTCAGCATTGAAGAGACCTGCTCCGTGAAGTCCGCCAGTACGATCGAATACGCTTTGCGATTCACGCAGTCGCGATGGGAGCGTGTAAAGGATATTGGCATTGATCGCGAACGAGTTCCTGATGCGCGCCGGACAGACTGTCTGGAGAGCAAGGAGCGAGGCTTTGCCGCAGATACCACAACTGGATGTCGTATAGAAATTTCGCTCGAGATTCGCGAGGCTTACTTCAACTTCCGGGCTCAGTTCGACCCGCACTTTGTTCAACCTAGGTTGATAAGGCAAAGCGCTCTGCTGCCAGGCATCGGACTCTGGCGCTGACGCCATGCTTTCGGGCGCGTATGTGATGCGCTCAACGTCGTTTATGTCGCGGACAACTCCTTCGGTCATCAGGAAGCCGGCGGCGAGTTCGAAGTCATCTCCAGGAGTGCGCATTGTCACCGAGATCGATTTCATCGCTCGGGCATTGGATGGTCCGTGGACAAGTTGGATTTCGAGAGGCTCTTCGACAGCGAGGAATTCCTCCGCTGGAAAGGAATTCAAGCCTTTCACCTTTTGGACGGAGACTTTGACGGAGGCGCGACTCTGCTCTCCTGTCGAGGATTGGCCGGAGATTGGCGTGATGGAATCCATACTTCTTTTGGATGTATCAACCCAGCATTCGGCTTGAAAGACTTGTGTACGCGATCAAGCAAGGGGATAAGCTCGGTGCGGGAGCTAGAGCACTTAGTTCGCGCCCTACTCTTCGAAAAGAACCGTCTTCCTGGTGCTTGTGTTCACTTCCAGCTTGAATATGTCTGGACGGGCATAGTGCCCAGTGACATCCAGGTCGAATTTTCCCTTCGCGATGACGCGCCGGTCCAGTTCCGCCAGAAGTATTGCCTCACCTGAAAAATAGGGCTCGACGAGAATTTTGCCGAGCGGATCGATCACGCAGGAGCCGCCCCGGATGAGAACTGTCGCCGGGTCGTCCCCTTGAATAGCGCTATAAGACGTTGGACAATCTCCACGAGTGAGATATTGGCAGGCGGACAGTACGAAGCAACGGCCTTCCATCGCTATTGTTTGCATCGTAGGCAGCCATGTATCGCGATCATCGACTGTCGGAGCACAATAGATTTCGATGCCTTGAGCATACATCGCCATCCGCAAGAGCGGCATGTAGTTTTCCCAACAAATTACGCTTCCAACCCTGCCGATTTCTGTCTCGGTCACCGATAGGGTCGAGCCATCCCCGCAGCCCCATACCAGACGCTCAAGAGCTGTAGGCATCACCTTGCGGTGCCTAGCTAGCAGGCGTCCTTCGGGTGAGTAGTGGACGGCGGTGCAATAGAGTGTTCCGCCGTCCCGTTCGATGACGCCTGTGACCAGGTGCACACCGTTTACGCACGCAGCTTGGCCAATGCGATCCGCATCAGTTCCGGGTAAGTCAATCGCGCTCTCAAAGTAGCGCCGAAAGTCCTCGCGTCCCTCGTCACTCCTCAGACCGACGCGCGCGCCGAAATCGAGGCCCTTGGGATATCCACCGACGAAGGCTTCGGGAAACACGACAAGGTTCGCACCTTGCGCCGCTGCGTCTCGCGTAAGGTCGGCAAGCTTCTCAAGCGTCCGACGAGTGTTGAAAACGATCGAAGCAGACTGCACGACTGCGGCTTTCATTGGGACTTTGTCCTTTGCATTTTTGCCTTCGATTCTCATTTTGAAACCCCGCCATGTCGTCTGGCACATTGCTGAATGACTTCTCATCATTGCCCAGATTTGGGCTGAGCTTGAGGAACAGTTGAGATTAGCAGATTTGTTTTTGAGAATGTCGCAGCAATATCAAGAATCACCGGCGTCATTCTATCTTGACTCCTCCTGTTCGCAGCAGACGATACGTATTGGTTCGACGATGTGCGACCAATGCCAGCAGTAGGTTCCTTCTATCAGGGCCAATATTCTCCTCGAAATATCTCCTTATTTCCACTACCTCGTTCTGGGGATATCTTGATGACCCCACCTCCTTATACGAAGACATAATTGTGCGTCGAGATATTGCGCTGATATTGTCGTCCTAGTAAATGGAACTTGAAAATGAGGAGTTCTAACGCGTCGCACTAAGGAACGATGGACGTAGCCCCGAGGAGGAAATGAATGCGCACCGAATTGACATTTAAAGCCCTTGCCAGCATGCCGAATCGCTACCAACTCGTTCAACTCGCGGCTAAGGCAACAAGAGCGCTGCATCGGCCGAATACGCGAGTTCAGGATACGATGAACGACGCGCTCGAACGTCTTAGCGCGGCCAATCACGTTCAATCTGAGATGGTCATGGAAGCTTCCCTGGAATCGGTATCGGCCGAGCAACTCCAAGCAGCTTGACGCGGCAGCGCGCCACCCAACGTAAGTTCCTCACCGTAGTATTAGGAGTGACAACATGGCAACTATCGCAGATCCCACCGCTCTGCCCCCCACTTCTTCTCCACGAAGCATCCCGTGGTGTTATCTGCTGCTCGACAACCTGCATGAGTTCGCTACTCTGGCGTGGTATCTGGTCGCGGACGGCACCCTCGTCGAAGAGGTGTTTTCGCGTGTCATGAAGCAGCTTGACACCGCTTCCTTCGACGATTCTGACGCTCTCACGCCGTACAATCTTGCCCGCGAAGCTATCATTACTCAGGCGGTCGATGTATTGGCCGGCAGGTGCAGAGAAGAAGAGATCAACTTTATACAAGCCGACTCTGCGTATGAACTGCCCAATCTACCTCGACTGGCGTTCCTGCTGAGATTCGTGATCCGTTCCTCGGAATCAGCGGTCGCACGGTATCTCGATGTCTCCCCGTCGCGGGTACGTGAGCTGGTGATGGATGAAATCGACTATCTT
This window harbors:
- a CDS encoding carbon-nitrogen hydrolase family protein produces the protein MKAAVVQSASIVFNTRRTLEKLADLTRDAAAQGANLVVFPEAFVGGYPKGLDFGARVGLRSDEGREDFRRYFESAIDLPGTDADRIGQAACVNGVHLVTGVIERDGGTLYCTAVHYSPEGRLLARHRKVMPTALERLVWGCGDGSTLSVTETEIGRVGSVICWENYMPLLRMAMYAQGIEIYCAPTVDDRDTWLPTMQTIAMEGRCFVLSACQYLTRGDCPTSYSAIQGDDPATVLIRGGSCVIDPLGKILVEPYFSGEAILLAELDRRVIAKGKFDLDVTGHYARPDIFKLEVNTSTRKTVLFEE
- the fdhD gene encoding formate dehydrogenase accessory sulfurtransferase FdhD, translated to MDSITPISGQSSTGEQSRASVKVSVQKVKGLNSFPAEEFLAVEEPLEIQLVHGPSNARAMKSISVTMRTPGDDFELAAGFLMTEGVVRDINDVERITYAPESMASAPESDAWQQSALPYQPRLNKVRVELSPEVEVSLANLERNFYTTSSCGICGKASLLALQTVCPARIRNSFAINANILYTLPSRLRESQSVFDRTGGLHGAGLFNADGKLLAMREDVGRHNAVDKLLGSEFLADRTPLRHALLLLSGRASFELLQKALMGGVFMVASVGAPSSLAVQVAREFDIILVGFLRDDHFNIYHGAEHIKGKTAV
- a CDS encoding DNA-directed RNA polymerase subunit omega, producing the protein MRTELTFKALASMPNRYQLVQLAAKATRALHRPNTRVQDTMNDALERLSAANHVQSEMVMEASLESVSAEQLQAA